The Gemmatimonadota bacterium DH-78 region GCCTTCGGCGAAGACCCCCGACACTTCCGCATGGGCACCACCGCCTTCGAGCAGGGCCCGGACGGACGGGTCTGCGCGGTGCGCACCGTGGAGGTCGCCACGCGCGGATCCGCAGCGGCGGCCGGAGGTGCGGGCGCAGCCCCCGCCGAGCGCCGCTGGCCCGCCGATCTCGTCTTTCTGGCCCTGGGCTTCGTGGGCCCCGAGACGCTGAGCGCCGACGTCGGCCCGTGGGCCGATCCCACCCGCACGGGGCCCGATCGCTTCCGCAGCAGCCAGCGCGGCGTCTTCGTCGCCGGCGACTGCAGGCGCGGTCAGAGCCTCGTGGTCACGGCCATCGCCGAAGGCCGCGCCGCCGCGGACGACATCCACCGCTGGCTGGCCGTGTCGTAGCACTCCCCTGCCGTTTCCCCCCCAACCTGGAGTCGTGCGTGTCCCTCCGTCTTCCCCTCCTCTTCGGCCTCGCCCTGATCGGGCTGGCCCTCGATCCCTCCCTGGCACTCGGCCAGGACGCTCCGGTGATCGACTCGGGCGCCACCGCCTGGATGCTCACCAGCACCTCTCTGGTGCTCCTGATGACCCCCGGCCTCGCCATGTTCTACGGCGGCCTCGTGCGCACGCGAAATGTGCTGGGCACGATGATGCACGCCTTCGCCGCCATGGCGATCGTCGGGGTGCTCTGGGCCGTCTGCGGCTACGCGATGGCCTTCGGCCCGAATGTGCTCGGGGGCTGGTTCGGATGGGACTCCAATCTGGTGCTGCTGGGAGGACTGGAGAATTCGGTGGTCGGCTCGGACGACAGCCTCGTGCCCGAGTACGTGTTCGCCATGTTCCAGGGCAAGTTCGCCATCATCACGCCGGCGCTGATCGCCGGGGCCTTCGCCGAGCGGGTGAAGTTTCTGGGCTTCTGCGTGTTCGTGGCGCTGTGGAGCCTGCTCGTCTACAACCCGCTGTGCCACTGGGTGTGGGCCGGTGACGGTTTCTTCTACGCCCGCGGCGCGATCGACTTCGCCGGAGGCACCGTGGTGCACATCTCGTCGGGCATCAGCGCGCTCGTGGCCGCGCTCTACCTGGGCGCGCGCAAGGGCTACCCGGGCACGGCGATGCACCCCAACAACCTGACCATGACGCTGATCGGCGCCGGGCTGCTGTGGGTCGGCTGGTTCGGCTTCAACGCGGGCTCGGCCGTGTCGAGTGGCGAGAGCAGCGCCCACGCGCTGACCGTCACCCAGATCGCGGCATCGGCCGGCGCACTCTCCTGGCTGATCCTCGAAGGCATTCGCCACGGCAAGGCCACCAGCCTCGGCCTGGCGTCGGGCATCATCGCGGGGCTGGTCGTGATCACCCCGGCGGCCGACGTCGTCACGCCGGGTGGCGCCATCGTGCTCGGCGCCCTCGCATCGCTGGTGTCGTACGGGGCCATTCAGCTCAAGACGGTGTTCGGCTACGACGACTCGCTCGACGTGTTCGGAATCCACGGCTGTGCCGGCATCTTCGGCGCCCTGGCGCTCACCTTCTTCATCCGCGAGAGCTGGGTGACGGCCAACACCGGAGAGGGCTGGAGCGTGATGAGCCAGTTCGGCGTGCAGGCCGGCGCCGTCGGCGCCACCCTCGTGTACGCCGGGCTCGCCACTCTGGTGCTCGTGGTGCTGATCGAGAAGACGATCGGGCTGCGCATGAGCGAAGACGAGCAGGGAGCGGGCATGGACCACGCCCTTCACCGCGAGCATGGCTACGGCCTGCTCAACCCCAACTGAGGAGGGACACGCCATGAAGCTCGTCACCGCCATCATTCAGCCCGACAAGCTCGAAGCCGTCCGCCAGTCCCTCATCGACGCCGAGATCAGCCGCCTCACCGTGAGTCGCTGCACCGGTCACGGCCAGGAGATTCCCGGCGAGGTCGACCTCTATCGGGGTCAGTCGGTCGTGCCCGACCTGCTCGCGAAGGTGCGTCTCGATGTGGCCTGCAACGACGATTTCGTGGAGGTGGCCGTCGCAGCCATCATCCGAGCCGCCCGCAGCGGCACCGGCGAGATCGGCGACGGCAAGATCTTCATCACCCCCCTCGAGGAGTGCATCCGGATCCGCACCGGAGAGCGGGGGAGCGCGGCGATCTAGCGCGCGACGCCGCTCCGGGCGGAGCGCGGCCGCTTGGCGTGCCGCACCGGGCGACGCGCGACGACGTGGAGGATCGGGAAGGGTGGGGCGCCTCGGCGCTCCACCCTTCTTCGTTTCTGTGGGGGGTGAGGGTGGCGGGGGTGGTGGGGCGGAGGGGCGGGTGGCGAAGACGGGACGACGGGACGACGGGCCGGCGATGGCCGCGGCGGTCGCGGCCGGCACGGGACAACATGCCAAACGTGACCCGGTCGAGGACGATTGGTCGATTTCGTACGGTATGCGTCTACAACATCCCAACCGTCGTCGCCGAGCGAGGGTTGATTGGTCGAATGTGCACGCATGACGTGCACGATCGACCAACGGCGGCCGAGACGCGCGTCATTGGTACGTTGTCCCCCATGCACGGTGCGGTCCGAGGTGCCCGCGGTCGCGTGACGCTCCCTCCCTGGGCGTGGCCACCCTCCCTCGGCGCTCCCTCCGAAGGCGGCCACCCCAACGGGACGGCCCGCCTGGCCGATGCCCCCTCCCACGGGGGGAGGCCACCCCAACGGGACGGCCCCCCTCGCTCGCCCCCTGCCCGCGCGCAGCCGACGCGCCCGCTCGCGTCGAACACCGCGAGGGGCCCGATCATGCCAATCGTGCACCTGAATCTCGCGATTGCTCCCGCCGTGACCCCTGGAGGGCGCCCGACGGACAATCACGAGGATCGGGGGAATGCGGTTGTCACGTTCGTGACCCTCTCAGGGGTATCTCGGGAGCAACCGTCGTTTCCGCCTGCACGATTGGCACGTTTCGTCCCCTGCGAGGCGCTCGGCGACCGTTCGGGCGGCGCACATCCACCCGCCGCCCCGATGGAAACTGGCGCCGCGCGCCTCCTTCCTTAGGTTAGGCCCGCCAACCCGTCGTCCAAACGGAAACTCTCGAGGGCCACCGCATGTCGCGTTTCACTCTTCCGTTCCTCGCCCTCGCAGGGGTGCTCGCCTTCGCGCCGGACCCGGCCGCGGCCCAGCTCACGCCGGAGGCCGTGGCCGAGCACTTCGAGTGGCGCGAGATCGGCCCGGCCAACCCGAGCGGCCGCATCATCGATGTCGTGGCGGTCGAAGACAGCCCGCACATCATCTACCTCGGCACCGCCTCGGGCGGGGTCTGGCGCACGGTCAACGCGGGCATCACCTGGGAGCCGATCTTCGACGATCAGCCCACCGCCTCCATCGGCGACATCGGTCTCGCCCCGTCCGACCCCGACATTCTCTACGTCGGCACCGGCGAGGCGAACAACCGCAACAGCTCGCCCTGGGGAGCCGGAGTCTTCAAGTCCACCGACGGCGGCGACAGCTGGTCGTTCGTGGGGCTCAAGGAGACGCGCCACATCTCGCGGGTGATCGTGCACCCCACCGACCCCGACATCGTCTACATCGGGGCCATGGGTCATCTGTGGGGCACCAACGAGGAGCGCGGAGTCTTCAAGACGACCGATGGAGGAGAGAGCTGGGAGAAGGTGCTCTACTTCGACGAGAAGACGGGGGTGACCGATCTGGCCATGGACCCGGTCGACCCCGAGATCATCTACGCCGTGGCGCACGAGCGCACCCGCGACAAGTTCGACGCGGGCGATCCGGTGGATCAGTGGGGACCGCTGGCCGGCATCTACCGCAGCCGCGATGGAGGCGGGGAATGGACGAAGCTGGAGAACGGACTCCCGACCGTCGAGATGGGCCGCACGGGCATCGATGTGTCGCGCAGTGATCCCGGAGTGCTCTACGCCCTCGTGAGCACCGAGCCGCCCGCCGACGACGCGGGGGACCCGACGCCCCTCGATCCCAACCGCGACGGCATCTTCAAGAGCACCGACTGGGGCGAGAGCTGGGTGAAGGTCAACGACTGGAACAACCGGCCCTCGTACTACAGCCAGATTCGGGTCGACCCCAACGATTCCGACGTCTTCTGGGCCTTCGCCTCGCCCATGGCCTACTCCGACGACGGCGGCCGTACCGTCATCTTCGGACCCCCGGTGCAGGGCAACACGCACATCGACTACCACGCCGGCTGGATCGATCCGGCCAACTCCGACCATGTGCTCGTGGGGGGCGACGGCGGCCTCAATGTCACCTGGGATCGCGGCCAGAACTGGGAGGTGGTGCAGCAGATCGGACTCGCGCAGGCCTACGCGATCTCGGTCGACATGCGCAAGCCGTACTACGTGGTGGTCGGCCTGCAGGACAACGGCATGTGGGTGGGGGCCAGCCGGGCGCGCATGACCCGGGGGGTGACCAACAACGACTGGTTCGCGCTGTCGAATGCCGACGGCTTCCAGAGCCAGGTCGACCCCACCGACTTCAATACCGTCTACGCCGAAACCCAGAGCGGCAACATCTACCGCCAGGATCTGCGTACGGGCCAGAACGAGCGCATTCGTCCCCAGCCGCCCGAGGCCGGTGAAGGCGAGGAGCAGGAGCGCTACCGCTTCGACTGGAACACCCCCTTCATCCTCTCGCCGCACAACCCCGAGACCCTCTATCTCGGGGGCAACAAGGTCTTCAAGTCGGTCGACCGGGGCGACAACTGGACGGAGATCAGCGACGATCTGACCGCCCTGCCCGAGGAGCGCGCCAGCGCCATCGTCAGCATCGACGAGTCCGAACTCGAGCCCGGACTGCTGTGGGCCGGTACCAACGACGGCAACATCTGGGTCCGCCGGAGCGAAGGCGCGCCCTGGGAGCAGGTGAACCCCCGCATGACGGGCGCCCCCGAGGCCTATTGGGTGAAGCGGGTGGAGGCGTCGCACCACGAGCCCGGTCGCGCCTACGTCGTGCTCGACGGCCACCGCCACGACGACTACGAGCCCTACATCTATCGCACCGACGATTTCGGGGCCACGTGGACGAACATCACGGCGGATCTGCCCGAGGGCTCGCTGTACGTGGTGGTGGAGGACGCCTTCAATCCCGACCTTCTCTTCGTGGGAAGTGAGGTGGGACTCCAGTACTCCATCGATGGCGGCGCCGACTGGGCCCCCTTCATGACGGGTCTGCCCACCGTGCCCGTGCACGATCTCGTCATCCACCCGCGCGATCAGGATCTCGTGGCCGGCACCCACGGGCGCGGCGCCTGGGTCGCCGGCGACATCACCGCACTTCAGCAGATGACCCCCGAGGTGATGGCCTCGTCGGTGCACCTGTTCGACGTGCGTCCCGAGGTGCAGTGGCTCACCACCTACGAGTTCTCCTGGACGACCGACAAGCGGTTCTACAAGGACAACCCGCCCACCGGCTCCACGATCTCGTACCATGTGGGCAGCGCGCTGTCGGCCCCCGTCACGATCGAGGTGCTCGACCTGGAGGGCCGCGTGCTGCGCACCCTGACGGATGAGGCCGAGACCGGCCTCAACCGCGTGTTCTGGGATCACCGCGAGACGCCGCCCGAGCCCCAGGCCGGCGGACAGGGCGGCGGTTTCCGTCGCGGCCCGCGCGTGGGTCCGCTGGTGGAGCCGGGCGAATACCTCGTGCGACTCACGGTGGGAAGCGAGGTGCGCACCACCCGGGCGGTCGTCGAAGAGGATGTGCCCGGCTACATGGGGCGCTGACGGCGCCCGCGACCGGGAGATGTGACGTGCGTGGGGCGGCCCGCGGTGAGTTCGGCTTCCTGAGGTTCTACTACCTCGGAGGCACCCTCGCCTTCGCGGCGCTCGACTGGTTGCTGGCTGCCCCCATTCGAGCGGTGTTCTTCGGGCGCCCCACGCATCGTCTGATGTACTATCTCGCCCTGCTCGCGGTCGGGCTGCTCTGCCGCTTTCGCCCGACCTGGACGCCGGTGCTCGGCATGGCCGAGAGCGCAGTGAATCTCACCCTGGTGCTGCTCTCGATCCTGCTGCCCATCTGGGGTTCGCTCGACGCGGTCGCGGCCGGCGGCGAAGCGTACCGCCCCGCGTCCACCTGGGTGCTCCTCAACGCACTGCTCTCCGGCGCGGTACTGATCCTCGCCTTCCAGCGGACCCAGCGGGGGCTGGGCAGGGCGGGATGATGCGGGCTCAACCGAATACGTCCCGAGGATCAACGTCGAGCGCTAACATTAAGAGGTAGACCGTTTCGACGCTGAACTTCGGCTTGCCCACCTGAGAGGATAGCGTCGACTGGGGGATGCCCGTCTCAGCAGCAATCGAGGTCCAAGTGCGCTTCCCTCGGGCCCGTTCAAGCACAGCCGCGATGTGCCGATGCAAAGCTCGGCCGCGGAGGGTTAGTGAGCTGTCCGGCGGGGGGGAGGGGGGGGGACTCCTGGGTCGATGGCATGTGGCCCTCCGGGGGTTCACTGAGGTCGCTATCTCAATCATTCACTCCCCTCTCGGCTTCGGCAACTCGATCGAGCCGTGAAGTGAACCGCCCCGGGTCCTTCGAAGATCAATCTCCCGATATCGGATTCCGGATCGCGCCTTGCTCGCCACCCTGACGGCGGCCTACCCTGGCCAGCGTTCACTACGTTCCGCGTCCCTGACTTCGAACAGGACTACCGATGACCAAGACTACGAGAAGGCTCCTGGCGACCGGATCTGCCCTGCTTGCGTCCGCAACAGTGCTGTTCACGGCTCCCGCTGTGTCTGCAGAGGAGGCCCCGCCCTTCTGTAGCTTCTATGTGTGCGATGAGCAGTGTCAGGACATTCAGCATGAGTGCCAGACGTGGTGCATGGCTGACGGACACGAGTGCGACTACGAAGGCGGATGCACCGGGGATCGCGTCCTCAGTATCTGTGTGTACGACAACTGAACCTTTCGCGGCGATTCGGCCCAGGGCCGCTGGCTACCACCACGATCTCAAGGATGACGTAGGATGGGCAAGAAGATAGAGAAGGTGATCGACGGATCGGTGGTGGTGGCCATGCTCGCTGCCGTGCTCGCCGCGGGCACTGTACTGATTCGCGGCAGCGCAACCGATGCCACCCCGTCGGGCGACGGAGAACGCGTTCGGGCTTGGGAACAATACAGCGAAGGAGGACGCCGGACAGGACCGCCCGACGCCGCCATCACGATCGTGGAGTTCGGCGACTACAGATGCGCAGCCTGTCAGACCGCCGAGGACCACTTCTCTGCGGTGAGGCGTAAGTTCAGCGACGTCGCGTTCGTGTATCGACACTTCCCCATTCCGGTGCATGAGTTCTCAACCGAGGCTGCCGTAGCTGCGGAGTGTGCGGGCGAGCAGGGCCTCTTCTGGCCGATGCACGAGGAACTGTACAATATGGAGACGGTGGCACTCGACTCCTTTCCCCAAGCCGCTCAACGGGTGGGAGTGAAGAGCCTGAGCGACTTCCGAGCGTGCTTGAGCAGCGAGGAGCCCCGCGCGAGGATTGAAGCGGATCGCGTGCTTGCGCGTCAGCTTGGCGTACGGGGTACTCCAACGTTCCTCGTCAACGATCGCAAGTACCTTGGGTTCCGTGACTCTTTGGCGTTGGAGGAGATCCTTGCTGAGGCACGCTAGCGTGTACACTGGCGTGAGGCTCGCCCTTGTCGCCGCCTCGGGTCTTATCGCGAGTTCGGCCAGAGCCCAAGAGGTCTGTTCTTCGGGCGCGCGCCTTGAGGAAGATTTCGCCTTGGGTTCCGAAGTCGGCGTCGAGCTTGACATCCGGGGCTTGGCTGTGGGTCCGGACGGGTCTGTGTTCTTATCCCAGGTTCAGACGCACTACATTACGGTGTTGAACGCCGACGGTTCGTCGAAGGGGCGGATCGGCCGCCAGGGTCGTGGTCCCGGCGAGTTTGACTCGGCCCCTGCTGGCCTCGGCTTCTTCGGTGACACACTATGGGTGTCCATGTCGGAGGCTCGTGGCCGGGTGCACTACTTTACCGCAGACGGCGAATTCGTCCGAACGGTGTCGACTCGGGCTCCGTTGGACGCGAATGGAACCATCTTCGCAACTACTTGGCGCCCATTTCGGGACAGGCGCTACTTGGCGGGGATACGATGGCCGTTTAACAGCGATCAACCGGATAACCCCGTGCAGCCGCTGATTGTCATGGACGAAGGGGGAGTGATTCTCGACACCCTTGCAATCTACCCGCACATGCCAGTGCCCATTCCCTTCGGTCGGTCATGGGGGCGCCATCCGCTCCATCGCTATCTACGCCCGACGATGGCAAGTGATGGGGCTAGAGTGCTGTGGATCGATGATCGGCATCAAGATCGGCAGTTCGTAGTGATGAGCGGCACATCTACAAGTGCTCTTCAGGAACTCTTCGCTGTGCCCTACTCGCCAGTGCCCTTGGCGGGCCGTGCTAGGGAGCGCGTCCTCGACGACTACGGGACCCGCCTAAGCTCCGATGCATCTGGACCAGCAGCGGCTCAACAGTATCGTGAAGCCGTGCAGGCTCTTGAGCCGCATCTTGGTGATCACTTTCCTCCGGTGCGCAATATGGTCGCCGGCCGTGACGGCAGCGTGTGGCTCCTCCGGGAGGAGCGAGATGACGATGTGGATTTGTGGGAGGTCTACCAATACGACGGAACTCTCCTCATGGAGGTACGGGTCGATTTCGGCCGCTACCTCCCGTCATACCTCGCGCCAAGGATCGACATCCATGAAGCGACCCTAGATGAGATTTGGGCCTCTACTCGAAGTGCGTTGGACGAGGTAACACTTCATCGGTTCTCGGTTGTTTCGAATTGTGAGTCGGGGTGAGAAAGAAATCTCTGCCCTTGCTCGAGGTCAATGTTCTTGAAAATGTGAGGCGTCATGCGCAAATCAACTAGGCGTCTTTGCGGCGCCGGTGCGGCCCTGCTGATGTCGGTGGCTGGTCTTACAGGAGTAGTCGAAGCGTCCACTGCAGAGCAACCACCGTTCTGCAATTATCTCGTCTGCTCTAGTAACTGTATCGACATCAGTGAACAGTGCAGCAACAACTGCATGGCGGATGGCTATTATTGCGAGATCGGTGCCTGTGCCTTCGGCATGAACCTTAACCTGTGCGATTACGACACATGATGACCGCCCTCGCTCTGACCTAAAGAGACTGGGCTCCGGTCAACGGCTGTTCCCATCTTGCACCTCCGTACCGTACTCGGCCCCCAAGCAAGGTACGCGTCGGCCCCTTGCGAGGTTTCGCGCTTCTCTTCGGTGTTCGTGCGGGACTTGAGGACCTTGCGCTTGTACAAGATCGCGTCGGAGACTTCGAGCCGCTCGGCAGCTTCCTTCACCGTGGGGGCGGGCTCGCCCCTAGACAGAATGCCTTGTCCTTCGACTCTGGCTTGTTGGCCCGATGGTTAGGATACCTCGTCGTTTGGAGCTGAACTCCAGACTCCGCCAGTGCACGAAAACGACGGGCGCTCTATTCGCCCAATCCCCCGGCAACAGAGTCGACTGGCGTGGACCTCACACCACCAGCGCCGCCTCCACCGCCAGACCCGGGCCGAAGGCCAATGCCACACAGGGCAGGGGCCGGTTCTCGCGTCGCATGCGTTCAAGAATGAACAGCACGGTGGGCGACGACATGTTGCCGTGGTCGCGGAGCGTTTCGCGCGAGATCGTCAGCTCGGTCTCGTCGATCCGAAGGGAGTCCCGTACCGCGTCGAGAATGCGCGGTCCCCCGGGGTGCACGGCCCAGGATACGACATCGTCGGGCGCCAGGCCATGCTGCCCGAGCCACTCCTCGATCCACCCCGGCAGATACTCGCCGATCGCCTCGGGCACGCGCGGCGACAGCGTCATGCGGAAGCCGTGATCGCCGATGCCCCAGGTCATGGCCTCGGCCGACTCGGGCATGAGAAACGAGCCGTGGGCGCGGATCGTCCAGCCGTCGGCGGCGCCGTGATCCGGCCCGCCATGCCCCACTACGGAGGCCGAGCCGTCGGCGAAGAGGGTATTGGCCACCAGCATCTCCTCGTCCCACCCATACGCGAAGTGGAGCGAACAGAGCTCCACCGCATTCACCAGCACCCGCGCCCCGGGATCGGCGCCCGCGTAGCCGCCGGCCACGCGGAGTCCGTTCATCGCACCGTGACACCCCATGAAGCCCACATGGGTGCGGGCGACGCCGCGCGGGATGCCCAACTGCTCGATGAGGTGCGCGTCCACCCCGGGCGCGTCGAAGCCGGTGCACGAAACGGTGACCAGGTGCGTGATCGCGGCGGCCTCGAGACCGGCGTCGTCGAGCGCGGCTTCGGCCGACCGGAGGGCCAGGGGCCGGGCCTGCTCCGCGTACCACCGCATGCGGTCGCCGGTGGTGGGGCCGAGATCCGACTCGTCCCGCGGGAGCGGGTAGTAGGGGATGCGCTCTTCGAGCGGTTGATCCCCCCCGCGGAGAGAGACGGCGCGTCGCGTGCGCACTCCCGATTTCCGGTACAGCAGCCGCAGCATGCGCGCGCGTCGATCGTCGGTGTGGGCGAAACGCGCGGCGACCTGGGCGGCCTCCTTCTGGTCGGCGGTGAAGGGAGGGAGCGACGTTCCGATGCCGGCGATGTGGAAGCTCACGCTGATCTCGATCGAAGGGTGGGAACACCGCGGGATGCACCGCCGGCGGCGTGGACGAAGGGTGTGGCGAGACGGGGTGCCCGTTCGAGCAGCCACAGGGCGCTGTCGACGCGGCGGGGGGTGCGAGAGATCCACGCCACGGCCCGCACCAGGGCGCGGGCTCGGCCGGCGCGATCGCAGTGCCGCTGCCACACCCGAAGGTCGGAGGCGCGCCAGCCGTCGGCCAGAATCCGCCGCGCGTGGGGCACCACGGCCCGGGCCGACTCCAGCGCCCAGGTCATGCCCTCCCCGGTGAAGGGCTCCACGTAGCCCGCGGCATCGCCGATGAGCAGCAGCCGGTCGGCGCCGGGGAGGGGCGCGCGGCGGGTCAGGGCGGGGGTGCCCCGCCATCCGAGCGCGGGATCAGCGGTCGGAGGGACCGCGCCCGCGTCGCGCAGGATCCGGGCGACGGCCGGGCCGATGCCGCCCCCTTCGCGGAGGGCGGAGGGATCGAGCGCTCCCGCCACATCCACCGACCCGTCTTCGAGCCGGGAGAGTCCCACATAGCCCCCGTGCCCGACCCACATCGACACCTGCGAGGCATCGGGCGCCGACGCGCCGAACCGACCGGGAGCGAAGAGGGCGCCCACCCCGATCCGGCTCGCCGGGGTCGCGACGACCTCGGGGCCGCGTGTGCCGGGAAGGGTGGGGAAGGGGGTGAGCCCCGTGGCGGCCAGCACCAGGCACGCCGAGATCGTCACCCGCTCGTCGCCGCGGCGCAGCTCGACCTCGCGGCGGTCGGGGCGCGCCGGACCCAGCGTGGCCGCCCACCCCGTGTACACACGCGCGCCCTCCACTCGGGCCCGCTCCACCAGGGCGGCGTCGAGCGCGGTGCGGGAGAGCACGCGGGTGGCCCCGAGGGCGATCTGCGCGCGACGGCCCGGACCGCCGATCAGGATGCGGTCGGGTCGACCCGCACCCAACGCCTCGGGCAGCGACCCGAGTCCCTCTGCCTCCAACGCGCGCACCCCTCCGGCCCCCAGGCAGCATCCGCACACTTTCCAGCGGGGGGTCGGGGC contains the following coding sequences:
- a CDS encoding ammonium transporter yields the protein MIGLALDPSLALGQDAPVIDSGATAWMLTSTSLVLLMTPGLAMFYGGLVRTRNVLGTMMHAFAAMAIVGVLWAVCGYAMAFGPNVLGGWFGWDSNLVLLGGLENSVVGSDDSLVPEYVFAMFQGKFAIITPALIAGAFAERVKFLGFCVFVALWSLLVYNPLCHWVWAGDGFFYARGAIDFAGGTVVHISSGISALVAALYLGARKGYPGTAMHPNNLTMTLIGAGLLWVGWFGFNAGSAVSSGESSAHALTVTQIAASAGALSWLILEGIRHGKATSLGLASGIIAGLVVITPAADVVTPGGAIVLGALASLVSYGAIQLKTVFGYDDSLDVFGIHGCAGIFGALALTFFIRESWVTANTGEGWSVMSQFGVQAGAVGATLVYAGLATLVLVVLIEKTIGLRMSEDEQGAGMDHALHREHGYGLLNPN
- a CDS encoding P-II family nitrogen regulator translates to MKLVTAIIQPDKLEAVRQSLIDAEISRLTVSRCTGHGQEIPGEVDLYRGQSVVPDLLAKVRLDVACNDDFVEVAVAAIIRAARSGTGEIGDGKIFITPLEECIRIRTGERGSAAI
- a CDS encoding thioredoxin domain-containing protein; the encoded protein is MGKKIEKVIDGSVVVAMLAAVLAAGTVLIRGSATDATPSGDGERVRAWEQYSEGGRRTGPPDAAITIVEFGDYRCAACQTAEDHFSAVRRKFSDVAFVYRHFPIPVHEFSTEAAVAAECAGEQGLFWPMHEELYNMETVALDSFPQAAQRVGVKSLSDFRACLSSEEPRARIEADRVLARQLGVRGTPTFLVNDRKYLGFRDSLALEEILAEAR
- a CDS encoding type III polyketide synthase; this encodes MSFHIAGIGTSLPPFTADQKEAAQVAARFAHTDDRRARMLRLLYRKSGVRTRRAVSLRGGDQPLEERIPYYPLPRDESDLGPTTGDRMRWYAEQARPLALRSAEAALDDAGLEAAAITHLVTVSCTGFDAPGVDAHLIEQLGIPRGVARTHVGFMGCHGAMNGLRVAGGYAGADPGARVLVNAVELCSLHFAYGWDEEMLVANTLFADGSASVVGHGGPDHGAADGWTIRAHGSFLMPESAEAMTWGIGDHGFRMTLSPRVPEAIGEYLPGWIEEWLGQHGLAPDDVVSWAVHPGGPRILDAVRDSLRIDETELTISRETLRDHGNMSSPTVLFILERMRRENRPLPCVALAFGPGLAVEAALVV
- a CDS encoding FAD-dependent monooxygenase, whose translation is MSAALPPTTIDVLVVGAGPAGAVAARALARDGASVALIDRAPTPRWKVCGCCLGAGGVRALEAEGLGSLPEALGAGRPDRILIGGPGRRAQIALGATRVLSRTALDAALVERARVEGARVYTGWAATLGPARPDRREVELRRGDERVTISACLVLAATGLTPFPTLPGTRGPEVVATPASRIGVGALFAPGRFGASAPDASQVSMWVGHGGYVGLSRLEDGSVDVAGALDPSALREGGGIGPAVARILRDAGAVPPTADPALGWRGTPALTRRAPLPGADRLLLIGDAAGYVEPFTGEGMTWALESARAVVPHARRILADGWRASDLRVWQRHCDRAGRARALVRAVAWISRTPRRVDSALWLLERAPRLATPFVHAAGGASRGVPTLRSRSA